One segment of Strix aluco isolate bStrAlu1 chromosome 4, bStrAlu1.hap1, whole genome shotgun sequence DNA contains the following:
- the LOC141922297 gene encoding alcohol dehydrogenase 1-like isoform X2: MATSGKIVATGICRTDDHVLEGCFPNVDFPVIPGHEGAGIVESVGEGVTTVKPGDKVIPIPLPHCGECSFCLNPESNYCMKSHFSESQNLLPDKTSRFTCKGKQIHHFLWVSTFAEYTVIPEYAVAKIDAAAPLDKVCLLGCGFSTGYGAAINTAKVKPGTTCAVFGLGGVGLSVVMGCKAAGASRIIAVDINKDKFAKAKELGATDCINPRDFKKPIQEVLTEMTGHGVDYSFEVIGQADTMIAALASCNMSTGVCVMIGEPASGSVIPIDPVLLLCGRTWKGTVLGGWKMKDSIPKLVSSYLEKKFNSDLLITHTLPIAKVNEGFELLRAGKSIRSVLLF; encoded by the exons ATTGTGGCCACGGGCATTTGTCGCACAGATGACCACGTTTTGGAAGGCTGCTTTCCTAATGTGGATTTCCCAGTTATCCCAGGCCACGAAGGAGCTGGGATTGTGGAAAGTGTTGGAGAAGGAGTGACCACTGTGAAACCAG GAGACAAAGTCATCCCCATTCCCCTGCCTCACTGTGGGGAATGCAGCTTCTGCCTGAATCCCGAATCCAACTACTGCATGAAGTCCCA CTTCTCTGAATCACAAAACCTGCTGCCTGACAAGACCAGCCGCTTCACTTGCAAAGGGAAACAGATCCACCATTTCCTGTGGGTCAGCACCTTTGCAGAATACACTGTGATCCCAGAGTATGCCGTTGCCAAGATAGATGCTGCTGCACCTCTGGACAAAGTCTGTTTGCTCGGCTGTGGGTTTTCCACAGGCTATGGGGCTGCCATCAACACTGCCAAG GTAAAACCAGGCACCACCTGCGCTGTCTTTGGCCTTGGAGGAGTTGGCCTCTCTGTTGTCATGGGCTGCAAGGCGGCCGGAGCTTCCCGCATCATTGCCGTTGACATCAACAAGGACAAGTTTGCCAAGGCCAAGGAGCTGGGAGCCACCGACTGCATCAATCCTCGAGACTTCAAGAAGCCCATCCAGGAGGTGCTCACTGAGATGACCGGCCATGGCGTGGACTATTCCTTTGAGGTCATCGGGCAAGCGGATACCATG ATTGCTGCCCTGGCTTCCTGCAATATGAGCACTGGTGTCTGCGTGATGATTGGGGAACCAGCTTCTGGTTCAGTGATTCCCATCGATCCTGTGCTTCTGCTGTGTGGGCGTACATGGAAAGGAACTGTGCTTGGAG GTTGGAAGATGAAAGATTCTATCCCCAAATTAGTTTCCAGCTATTTGGAGAAGAAATTCAACTCAGACTTACTGATCACACACACGCTGCCGATCGCTAAAGTAAATGAAGGATTTGAGTTGTTACGTGCGGGAAAAAG TATTCGCAGTGTCCTGCTCTTCTGA
- the LOC141922957 gene encoding alcohol dehydrogenase class-3, with protein MASGVIKCKAAVAWEAGKPLSLEEVEVAPPKAREVRIKIVATAVCHTDAYTLSGADPEGCFPVILGHEGAGIVESVGKGVTKVKPGDTVIPLYIPQCGECKFCKNPKTNLCQKIRITQGKGLMPDGTSRFTCKGKQIYHFMGTSTFSEYTVVADISVAKIDAAAPLDKVCLLGCGISTGYGAAVNTAKVEPGSTCAVFGLGGVGLAVIMGCKIAGASRIIGIDLNKDKYAKAKEFGATECMSPQDFKKPIQEVLVEMTDGGVDYSFECIGNVEVMRAALEACHKGWGVSVIVGVAAAGQEISTRPFQLVTGRTWKGTAFGGWKSVDNVPKLVTDYMSKKIKVDEFVTHTLPFDKINEAFELMHTGKSIRTVLKL; from the exons ATGGCGAGCGGG gtTATTAAATGCAAGGCTGCTGTTGCCTGGGAGGCAGGTAAACCTCTCTCTCTTGAGGAGGTGGAGGTTGCTCCACCAAAAGCTCGTGAAGTTCGTATCAAG ATAGTTGCCACTGCTGTCTGTCACACTGATGCCTATACTCTGAGCGGTGCTGATCCTGAAGGATGTTTTCCTGTGATCTTGGGTCATGAAGGAGCAGGAATTGTAGAGAGTGTTGGGAAAGGAGTAACAAAAGTAAAGCCGG ggGACACTGTTATCCCTCTATACATCCCCCAGTGTGGAGAGTGCAAGTTCTGTAAGAATCCTAAAACAAATCTGTGCCAGAAGATAAG AATTACTCAAGGGAAAGGACTCATGCCTGATGGTACCAGCAGATTCACCTGCAAAGGAAAGCAGATTTACCACTTCATGGGGACTAGCACCTTCTCCGAGTATACTGTGGTGGCCGATATCTCCGTAGCCAAGATAGATGCTGCAGCACCTCTTGATAAAGTGTGCCTGCTGGGTTGTGGCATCTCTACTGGCTATGGAGCTGCTGTTAACACTGCTAAG GTGGAACCTGGCTCTACGTGTGCTGTCTTTGGTTTAGGAGGAGTTGGGTTGGCAGTTATTATGGGTTGTAAAATAGCAGGAGCATCCCGGATCATTGGCATCGACCTCAACAAGGATAAGTATGCCAAAGCCAAAGAGTTTGGAGCTACGGAGTGCATGAGCCCTCAAGATTTCAAGAAGCCCATACAGGAGGTGCTGGTGGAGATGACCGATGGTGGTGTAGACTACTCATTTGAGTGCATTGGTAATGTTGAAGTCATG AGGGCTGCCTTGGAAGCCTGCCACAAAGGCTGGGGAGTCAGTGTGATAGTCGGAGTAGCTGCTGCTGGTCAGGAGATCTCCACACGGCCATTCCAGCTAGTAACTGGGCGGACATGGAAAGGGACCGCGTTTGGAG GCTGGAAGAGTGTAGACAATGTACCAAAACTGGTGACTGACTACATGTCCAAAAAGATCAAGGTTGACGAATTTGTGACTCACACCCTGCCTTTTGACAAAATTAATGAGGCTTTTGAGCTGATGCATACAGGAAAGAG CATTCGAACTGTCCTAAAGCTTTAG
- the LOC141922297 gene encoding alcohol dehydrogenase 1-like isoform X1 yields the protein MATSGKVIRCRAAVAWAVGKPLSVEEVEVAPPKAGEVRIKIVATGICRTDDHVLEGCFPNVDFPVIPGHEGAGIVESVGEGVTTVKPGDKVIPIPLPHCGECSFCLNPESNYCMKSHFSESQNLLPDKTSRFTCKGKQIHHFLWVSTFAEYTVIPEYAVAKIDAAAPLDKVCLLGCGFSTGYGAAINTAKVKPGTTCAVFGLGGVGLSVVMGCKAAGASRIIAVDINKDKFAKAKELGATDCINPRDFKKPIQEVLTEMTGHGVDYSFEVIGQADTMIAALASCNMSTGVCVMIGEPASGSVIPIDPVLLLCGRTWKGTVLGGWKMKDSIPKLVSSYLEKKFNSDLLITHTLPIAKVNEGFELLRAGKSIRSVLLF from the exons GTTATCAgatgcagagctgctgttgcCTGGGCCGTGGGCAAACCACTCTCTGTTGAGGAGGTGGAGGTTGCACCTCCAAAGGCAGGTGAAGTCCGTATCAAG ATTGTGGCCACGGGCATTTGTCGCACAGATGACCACGTTTTGGAAGGCTGCTTTCCTAATGTGGATTTCCCAGTTATCCCAGGCCACGAAGGAGCTGGGATTGTGGAAAGTGTTGGAGAAGGAGTGACCACTGTGAAACCAG GAGACAAAGTCATCCCCATTCCCCTGCCTCACTGTGGGGAATGCAGCTTCTGCCTGAATCCCGAATCCAACTACTGCATGAAGTCCCA CTTCTCTGAATCACAAAACCTGCTGCCTGACAAGACCAGCCGCTTCACTTGCAAAGGGAAACAGATCCACCATTTCCTGTGGGTCAGCACCTTTGCAGAATACACTGTGATCCCAGAGTATGCCGTTGCCAAGATAGATGCTGCTGCACCTCTGGACAAAGTCTGTTTGCTCGGCTGTGGGTTTTCCACAGGCTATGGGGCTGCCATCAACACTGCCAAG GTAAAACCAGGCACCACCTGCGCTGTCTTTGGCCTTGGAGGAGTTGGCCTCTCTGTTGTCATGGGCTGCAAGGCGGCCGGAGCTTCCCGCATCATTGCCGTTGACATCAACAAGGACAAGTTTGCCAAGGCCAAGGAGCTGGGAGCCACCGACTGCATCAATCCTCGAGACTTCAAGAAGCCCATCCAGGAGGTGCTCACTGAGATGACCGGCCATGGCGTGGACTATTCCTTTGAGGTCATCGGGCAAGCGGATACCATG ATTGCTGCCCTGGCTTCCTGCAATATGAGCACTGGTGTCTGCGTGATGATTGGGGAACCAGCTTCTGGTTCAGTGATTCCCATCGATCCTGTGCTTCTGCTGTGTGGGCGTACATGGAAAGGAACTGTGCTTGGAG GTTGGAAGATGAAAGATTCTATCCCCAAATTAGTTTCCAGCTATTTGGAGAAGAAATTCAACTCAGACTTACTGATCACACACACGCTGCCGATCGCTAAAGTAAATGAAGGATTTGAGTTGTTACGTGCGGGAAAAAG TATTCGCAGTGTCCTGCTCTTCTGA